From Drosophila virilis strain 15010-1051.87 chromosome X, Dvir_AGI_RSII-ME, whole genome shotgun sequence, the proteins below share one genomic window:
- the Pkcdelta gene encoding putative protein kinase C delta type homolog isoform X3: MMFTRAQVRKQKTSSSSSSQRPRSSGSSSRLLSHDVRYKQSSSSSSGAGSGISGSSASGTRRDRDRDRERDCDDHYNNHYHYGKQHSFELPRQHSKEEAYTRDRDRDRDSGGGSSGVGGVSGGYVDRRTRPRSITNRRGAIKHQKTHDINGHRFVAKFFRQPTFCAFCNLFLWGFGKQGYQCIICQTVVHKKCHEKLLGKCSGSVFNSASTILLRERFKIDMPHRFKPHTFMSPTFCDHCGSLMGGFFIQGLKCEECDVNCHKKCERLTANLCGVNQKLIVEALNHVKRGARETRDSPSTPPSCNPAYKIEANDEHDETSYTYSQFQKSGRFTAPATVIPRFKNYSVDDFHFLAVLGKGSFGKVLLAELRDTTYYYAIKCLKKDVVLEDDDVDSTLIERKVLALGTKHPYLCHLFCTFQTESHLFFVMEYLNGGDLMFHIQESGRFSEERARFYGAEIISGLKFLHKKGIIYRDLKLDNVLLDYEGHVRIADFGMCKLQIYLDKTADSFCGTPDYMAPEIIKGEKYNQNVDWWSFGVLLYEMLIGQSPFSGCDEDELFWSICNEIPWFPVYISAEATGILKGLLEKDYTKRIGSQYSPAGDIADHLFFRPIDWNLLEKRQIEPPFKPQVKHPLDTQYFDRVFTRERVRLTPIDKEILASMDQKQFHGFTYTNPHITLD, translated from the exons ATGATGTTCACCCGCGCCCAGGTGCGCAAGCAGAAGACaagcagctccagcagcagccagcgtCCACGCAGCTCCGGCAGCTCCTCACGGCTATTGAGCCACGAT GTGCGCTATAAACAGAGCTcgtccagcagcagcggcgccggCAGCGGCATTAGCGGATCCAGTGCCAGCGGCACGCGGCGTGATCGTGACCGTGACCGGGAACGGGACTGTGATGATCACTATAACAATCACTATCACTATGGCAAGCAGCATTCCTTTGAGCTACCACGCCAGCACTCCAAGGAGGAGGCATACACCAGagacagggacagggacagggacagtGGTGGTGGCAGCAGTGGTGTTGGTGGTGTCAGCGGCGGCTATGTGGACAGACGCACGCGACCACGCAGCATTACGAATCGGCGGGGCGCCATTAAACATCAAAA AACCCATGACATAAATGGACACCGCTTTGTGGCCAAATTCTTTCGCCAGCCCACATTTTGCGCGTTTTGCAATCTGTTTCTGTGGGGCTTTGGCAAGCAGGGTTATCAGTGCATAA TTTGCCAGACGGTCGTGCACAAAAAGTGCCATGAAAAGCTGCTTGGAAAATGCTCCGGCTCCGTCTTCAATTCCGCCAGCACAATT ctgctgcgcgaACGCTTCAAGATCGACATGCCGCACAGGTTCAAACCCCACACCTTTATGTCACCCACATTTTGTGATCATTGCGGCTCGCTGATGGGCGGTTTCTTTATTCAGGGTCTGAAGTGCGAGG aatgtgaCGTGAATTGTCACAAGAAATGCGAACGGCTCACGGCCAATTTATGCGGCGTCAATCAGAAACTCATCGTCGAGGCGCTCAACCACGTAAAACGAG GCGCACGTGAGACACGAGACTCGCCCAGCACACCGCCCAGCTGCAATCCTGCCTATAAGATCGAGGCCAACGATGAACACGATG AAACATCTTATACATATTCACAATTCCAAAAATCTGGACGTTTCACCGCGCCAGCCACAGTAATACCTAGATTTAAGAATTATTCGGTAgatgattttcattttctggcCGTGCTGGGCAAAGGCAGCTTTGGCAAG GTACTGCTGGCTGAGCTACGTGATACGACATATTATTATGCCATCAAGTGCCTCAAGAAGGATGTGGTGCTCGAGGACGATGACGTGGACTCCACGCTGATTGAGCGCAAAGTATTGGCCCTGGGCACCAAGCATCCATATCTATGCCATCTATTTTGCACATTTCAAACGGAG AGCCACTTGTTCTTTGTGATGGAATATTTAAATGGCGGAGATCTAATGTTTCATATACAGGAGAGTGGTCGATTTTCGGAGGAGCGTGCGCGTTTCTATGGCGCTGAAATTATCTCCGGGCTCAAGTTTCTCCACAAAAAGGGCATTATATATAG GGATCTCAAATTGGATAACGTATTGCTAGACTATGAGGGTCATGTGCGTATTGCCGATTTTGGCatgtgcaaattgcaaatatatttggaTAAAACGGCCGATAGTTTTTGCGGCACACCCGATTATATGGCGCCCGAAATTATCAAG GGTGAAAAGTACAATCAGAATGTCGATTGGTGGTCCTTTGGTGTGCTGCTCTACGAAATGCTTATCGGTCAATCTCCATTCAGCGGCTGCGATGAGGATGAGCTCTTCTGGTCGATATGCAATGAGATTCCATGGTTTCCCGTCTACATATCAGCCGAGGCAACGGGCATTCTCAAGGGC CTACTGGAAAAGGATTATACGAAACGCATTGGCTCCCAATATAGTCCAGCTGGTGATATAGCAGATCATTTATTCTTCAGGCCCATTGACTGGAATCTGCTCGAGAAGAGGCAAATTGAGCCGCCCTTCAAGCCCCAAGTG AAACATCCACTGGATACGCAATATTTCGATCGTGTATTCACCAGAGAACGCGTACGCTTAACGCCCATCGATAAGGAAATACTCGCATCCATGGATCAGAAACAGTTCCATGGCTTCACCTATACAAATCCGCACATCACTTTGGACTAG
- the Pkcdelta gene encoding putative protein kinase C delta type homolog isoform X4, giving the protein MMFTRAQVRKQKTSSSSSSQRPRSSGSSSRLLSHDVRYKQSSSSSSGAGSGISGSSASGTRRDRDRDRERDCDDHYNNHYHYGKQHSFELPRQHSKEEAYTRDRDRDRDSGGGSSGVGGVSGGYVDRRTRPRSITNRRGAIKHQKTHDINGHRFVAKFFRQPTFCAFCNLFLWGFGKQGYQCIICQTVVHKKCHEKLLGKCSGSVFNSASTILLRERFKIDMPHRFKPHTFMSPTFCDHCGSLMGGFFIQGLKCEETSYTYSQFQKSGRFTAPATVIPRFKNYSVDDFHFLAVLGKGSFGKVLLAELRDTTYYYAIKCLKKDVVLEDDDVDSTLIERKVLALGTKHPYLCHLFCTFQTESHLFFVMEYLNGGDLMFHIQESGRFSEERARFYGAEIISGLKFLHKKGIIYRDLKLDNVLLDYEGHVRIADFGMCKLQIYLDKTADSFCGTPDYMAPEIIKGEKYNQNVDWWSFGVLLYEMLIGQSPFSGCDEDELFWSICNEIPWFPVYISAEATGILKGLLEKDYTKRIGSQYSPAGDIADHLFFRPIDWNLLEKRQIEPPFKPQVKHPLDTQYFDRVFTRERVRLTPIDKEILASMDQKQFHGFTYTNPHITLD; this is encoded by the exons ATGATGTTCACCCGCGCCCAGGTGCGCAAGCAGAAGACaagcagctccagcagcagccagcgtCCACGCAGCTCCGGCAGCTCCTCACGGCTATTGAGCCACGAT GTGCGCTATAAACAGAGCTcgtccagcagcagcggcgccggCAGCGGCATTAGCGGATCCAGTGCCAGCGGCACGCGGCGTGATCGTGACCGTGACCGGGAACGGGACTGTGATGATCACTATAACAATCACTATCACTATGGCAAGCAGCATTCCTTTGAGCTACCACGCCAGCACTCCAAGGAGGAGGCATACACCAGagacagggacagggacagggacagtGGTGGTGGCAGCAGTGGTGTTGGTGGTGTCAGCGGCGGCTATGTGGACAGACGCACGCGACCACGCAGCATTACGAATCGGCGGGGCGCCATTAAACATCAAAA AACCCATGACATAAATGGACACCGCTTTGTGGCCAAATTCTTTCGCCAGCCCACATTTTGCGCGTTTTGCAATCTGTTTCTGTGGGGCTTTGGCAAGCAGGGTTATCAGTGCATAA TTTGCCAGACGGTCGTGCACAAAAAGTGCCATGAAAAGCTGCTTGGAAAATGCTCCGGCTCCGTCTTCAATTCCGCCAGCACAATT ctgctgcgcgaACGCTTCAAGATCGACATGCCGCACAGGTTCAAACCCCACACCTTTATGTCACCCACATTTTGTGATCATTGCGGCTCGCTGATGGGCGGTTTCTTTATTCAGGGTCTGAAGTGCGAGG AAACATCTTATACATATTCACAATTCCAAAAATCTGGACGTTTCACCGCGCCAGCCACAGTAATACCTAGATTTAAGAATTATTCGGTAgatgattttcattttctggcCGTGCTGGGCAAAGGCAGCTTTGGCAAG GTACTGCTGGCTGAGCTACGTGATACGACATATTATTATGCCATCAAGTGCCTCAAGAAGGATGTGGTGCTCGAGGACGATGACGTGGACTCCACGCTGATTGAGCGCAAAGTATTGGCCCTGGGCACCAAGCATCCATATCTATGCCATCTATTTTGCACATTTCAAACGGAG AGCCACTTGTTCTTTGTGATGGAATATTTAAATGGCGGAGATCTAATGTTTCATATACAGGAGAGTGGTCGATTTTCGGAGGAGCGTGCGCGTTTCTATGGCGCTGAAATTATCTCCGGGCTCAAGTTTCTCCACAAAAAGGGCATTATATATAG GGATCTCAAATTGGATAACGTATTGCTAGACTATGAGGGTCATGTGCGTATTGCCGATTTTGGCatgtgcaaattgcaaatatatttggaTAAAACGGCCGATAGTTTTTGCGGCACACCCGATTATATGGCGCCCGAAATTATCAAG GGTGAAAAGTACAATCAGAATGTCGATTGGTGGTCCTTTGGTGTGCTGCTCTACGAAATGCTTATCGGTCAATCTCCATTCAGCGGCTGCGATGAGGATGAGCTCTTCTGGTCGATATGCAATGAGATTCCATGGTTTCCCGTCTACATATCAGCCGAGGCAACGGGCATTCTCAAGGGC CTACTGGAAAAGGATTATACGAAACGCATTGGCTCCCAATATAGTCCAGCTGGTGATATAGCAGATCATTTATTCTTCAGGCCCATTGACTGGAATCTGCTCGAGAAGAGGCAAATTGAGCCGCCCTTCAAGCCCCAAGTG AAACATCCACTGGATACGCAATATTTCGATCGTGTATTCACCAGAGAACGCGTACGCTTAACGCCCATCGATAAGGAAATACTCGCATCCATGGATCAGAAACAGTTCCATGGCTTCACCTATACAAATCCGCACATCACTTTGGACTAG
- the Pkcdelta gene encoding uncharacterized protein Pkcdelta isoform X1: MPLYSDSSNYYYSGGSSQLYSPYYSSGSSGSSSSPSSYTSSYNRSYTGSYMVPLLPSPRSPSYTSSSAISSIGSGSPSGSSSSSILGLSSRYQPKLTTIKEVSALTGRHSGHSSLMPLTRIQSPKYTSVSSYGSNSSSRYIPPRPIAINTADIDVSSARYKRSAESVERKRETELAKEQQQQQQQQQQQQQQQSKQQQPKEEHQQREQHQQREQQQQQEQQQQQVMQPRRSTIRRNRAVVRLSTIRRRSKERVEETPAQIEQQQEHQFRDLPPAAEPSLSWRQKLADELAAFPTASNKKSPGELLRERFFIRDEKQETAAPRQQQQQQQLQQPAQAQIQLQQTPAASSDEESEVEREQEQEQEKVEKTAQITESIRRLSLVQCPTFHDICEDISSDKIDDDLNAGELRRRASIIQEQEQELLNKLQKSSSGSFQLIHLERRSSHDSTTADEAQSSNAVKQPKKKSKKLRHKITAVVDVDNALVGQQHMPSVQELEEVVAPASSPRPKFTANVETMEEHHQIHKIFKLPKKKLPPPMAPQEVHALPEGFMKAAPKAKTSPLKKAPKSKEQQQQEQHVSVAQIFTFDEASIQQSQATGTPTTAVPVKTEGAATPIVVPVKTEGVATPKLIRKALQKSESGEDFWSQIGSRETLYMSNRKKALVERQLEVTPESAEPSTKDAAATTTAATSTKPLLKSEIVIALTPINAEVATLQKTTTDKGPTSGEATAKVAAAAATAKTTTTLAATTTTQISAAKTTATVTKTEATTIAAAISSPKSTPATPKLATTTAAATTTQIPASKPTAAMSKNEATTTAAAISSPKSTPATPKLATTTAASTTTQIPASKPTATITKTAISSPKSTPATPKLATTTTAATAKSTTVAGTTTAVAISPTSATVTTAKSAEAAIENKNEAAIGSPKSTPATSSLTAATTAAALKLSAKTTAENVATTVGKGSTVKPAATVAAVATPSGNAIDGAVTMATALTITTATAAAAGKSKLIEMAAATTIAKTTAATATAAPKINAGQAAKSPEQQQATAAATAMAAAAGATKINKTTHNNDRQQQQPPDNAAAAATIATTTTTTVKQQTETKSKLTETVEPKSKVQSPKTTKQKSAGKTATPATAAKKKVAPTPTAAAATAATASTTTTTTTTTATSSLPDSNVTPINADQFITLAPTKAAIAAAAAKTLPAATNASSPATTAIATVAAAASAIATTATATTPTTATAAAAAAAAITIATTGDEQKIQPRSVAAVDAAVAAAAAAAAVDNERSNNSCGEGVGNNLSKFATVSNLAQCLRDVDAELEDYIPSSAENSDDDDDDSSGDYSSADGCANLSASMKKKQRKEKKKQKAKEATPARFDPQKKIKIDTTSKCYVKEEAPRYPLVATPRPLWKREKIVYSDENTDDESSEESSEATAGSLDEESDEDDSDACSSSNSSGSSSSEFDEETATTAATHEKRTNAANTNTANTLAPTANNSNSNSSASASATASGSASVSSSPSIIRMSTCSNDSGFEGGTAPSSPKKMLGARETRDSPSTPPSCNPAYKIEANDEHDETSYTYSQFQKSGRFTAPATVIPRFKNYSVDDFHFLAVLGKGSFGKVLLAELRDTTYYYAIKCLKKDVVLEDDDVDSTLIERKVLALGTKHPYLCHLFCTFQTESHLFFVMEYLNGGDLMFHIQESGRFSEERARFYGAEIISGLKFLHKKGIIYRDLKLDNVLLDYEGHVRIADFGMCKLQIYLDKTADSFCGTPDYMAPEIIKGEKYNQNVDWWSFGVLLYEMLIGQSPFSGCDEDELFWSICNEIPWFPVYISAEATGILKGLLEKDYTKRIGSQYSPAGDIADHLFFRPIDWNLLEKRQIEPPFKPQVKHPLDTQYFDRVFTRERVRLTPIDKEILASMDQKQFHGFTYTNPHITLD; encoded by the exons ATGCCGCTCTATTCGGATTCGAGCAACTATTATtacagcggcggcagcagccagcTGTATTCACCATATTATAGCtccggcagcagcggcagcagcagcagccccagcaGCTATACATCCAGCTATAATCGATCCTATACGGGCAGCTATATGGTGCCGCTGCTGCCTTCGCCCCGCTCGCCCAGctacaccagcagcagcgccattAGCAGcattggcagcggcagccccagcggcagcagcagcagcagcatcttgGGCTTATCCTCGCGCTATCAGCCCAAGCTGACCACCATAAAGGAGGTGTCGGCACTGACGGGCCGGCACAGCGGGCACAGTAGCCTCATGCCGCTCACACGCATCCAGTCACCCAAGTACACGTCTGTGTCCAGCtatggcagcaacagcagcagtcgctATATACCGCCGCGACCCATTGCCATTAATACGGCGGATATAGATGTCAGCTCGGCGAGATATAAGCGCTCAGCTGAGTCCGTAGAGCGCAAGCGTGAGACTGAACTGGCcaaagaacagcagcaacagcaacagcagcagcagcaacagcagcaacagcaatcaaagcagcagcagccaaaggaAGAGCACCAGCAACGagagcaacatcagcaacgggagcaacagcagcaacaggagcaacagcagcaacaggtaATGCAACCAAGACGGTCGACCATACGCCGGAATCGCGCTGTGGTGCGTCTATCCACCATACGCAGACGCAGTAAGGAGCGCGTTGAGGAGACGCCAGCGCAGATCGAACAACAGCAGGAGCATCAATTTCGGGATCTGCCGCCGGCAGCAGAGCCCAGTCTGAGCTGGCGCCAGAAGTTGGCTGACGAGCTGGCCGCATTTCCCACAGCCAGTAATAAAAAGTCACCCGGCGAGCTGCTGCGCGAACGTTTCTTCATACGCGATGAGAAGCAAGAGACAGCAGCGccgcggcaacaacagcaacagcagcagctgcagcagccggcACAAGCGCAGATTCAGCTGCAACAGACGCCTGCGGCAAGCAGCGATGAGGAGTCCGAAGTGGAGCGCGAGCAGGAACAGGAGCAGGAGAAGGTGGAGAAGACCGCCCAGATAACCGAGTCCATACGCCGCTTGAGTCTGGTGCAGTGCCCCACATTTCATGACATTTGCGAGGACATCTCCTCGGACAAGATCGATGATGATTTGAATGCCGGCGAGCTGCGACGTCGCGCCTCTATCATACAGGAACAGGAGCAGGAGCTCCTCAACAAGCTGCAAAAGTCGAGCTCGGGCAGCTTCCAGCTGATACATCTGGAGCGGCGCAGCAGCCATGACAGCACCACAGCGGACGAGGCGCAATCCTCGAATGCCGTCAAGCAGCccaagaagaagagcaagaAGCTGCGCCACAAAATCACCGCCGTTGTGGATGTGGATAATGCATTGGTGGGCCAGCAGCACATGCCCAGCGTCCAAGAACTGGAGGAGGTGGTGGCGCCTGCCAGCAGTCCTAGGCCGAAGTTTACGGCCAATGTGGAGACAATGGAGGAACATCATCAGATACACAAAATCTTTAAGTTGCCCAAGAAAAAGTTGCCGCCGCCCATGGCGCCACAGGAGGTACATGCGCTGCCTGAGGGCTTTATGAAAGCAGCGCCCAAGGCAAAGACATCGCCGCTAAAGAAAGCGCCCAAGTcgaaggagcagcagcagcaggaacagcatGTGAGCGTTGCCCAAATATTTACCTTCGATGAGgcgtccattcagcagagtCAGGCCACAGGCACGCCCACCACAGCCGTGCCCGTCAAGACAGAAggcgctgccacgcccatagTCGTACCCGTCAAGACAGAGGGCGTTGCCACGCCCAAACTCATACGCAAGGCCCTGCAAAAGTCGGAAAGCGGCGAGGATTTCTGGTCACAGATCGGCTCCCGGGAGACGCTTTACATGAGCAATCGCAAGAAGGCGCTGGTCGAGCGTCAGCTGGAGGTAACCCCAGAATCAGCTGAGCCGTCGACAAAGGacgctgcagcaacaacaacagcagcaacatcaacaaaacCTTTGCTTAAGTCAGAAATTGTTATTGCACTGACACCAATTAACGCAGAGGTAGCAACACTGCAGAAAACAACCACAGATAAAGGTCCAACATCAGGCGAAGCAACAGCTaaggtggcagcagcagcagcaacagcaaagacaacaacaacattggcagccacaacaactACACAAAtatcagcagcaaaaacaacagcaacagttacTAAAActgaagcaacaacaattgcagctgcaataAGTTCACCCAAATCCACGCCAGCAACACCCAagctagcaacaacaacagcagcagcaacaacaacacaaatacCAGCATcaaaaccaacagcagcaatgtctaaaaatgaagcaacaacaactgcagctgcaataAGTTCACCCAAATCCACCCCAGCAACACCCAagctagcaacaacaacagcagcatcaacaacaacacaaatacCAGCATcaaaaccaacagcaacaataactaaAACTGCAATAAGTTCACCCAAATCCACCCCAGCAACACCCAagctagcaacaacaaccacagcagcaacagcaaagtcAACAACAGTAGCAGGAACAACAACTGCAGTTGCAATAAGcccaacatcagcaacagtcACAACTGCAAAATCGGCAGAGGCAGcaatcgaaaacaaaaacgaagcaGCAATAGGTTCACCAAAATCCACGCCAGCAACATCAAGCTTAACtgctgcaacaactgcagcagcattaAAATTATCCGCAAAAACAACAGCGGAAAATGTGGCAACAACTGTTGGAAAAGGAAGCACAGTcaagccagcagcaacagttgctgcagtAGCAACACCGTCTGGCAACGCCATCGACGGCGCTGTAACCATGGCAACGgcattaacaataacaacagcaacagcagcagcagctggcaaatcAAAACTGATCGAAatggcggcagcaacaacaatagcaaaaacaacggcagcaacagcgacagcagcgccaaaaataaatgccgGGCAAGCAGCCAAGTCACctgaacaacaacaggcaacagcagcagcaacagcaatggctgcggcagcgggagcaacgaaaataaataaaacaacgcATAATAATgatcgacagcagcagcaaccaccagacaacgcagcagcagcagcaacaatagcaacaacaacaacaacaacagtgaaACAACAAACGGAAACTAAATCGAAATTGACGGAAACCGTTGAGCCAAAGTCAAAGGTGCAATCACCGAAAACGACAAAGCAAAAAAGTGCTGGCAAAACTGCgacgccagcaacagcagccaaaaagAAAGTCGCACCGACtcccacagcagcagcagcaacagcagcaacagcatcaacaacaacaacaacaacaacaacaacagcaacaagctcGTTGCCAGACAGCAATGTGACCCCAATCAATGCCGATCAATTTATAACGTTGGCCCCCACTAAGGCGGCCattgcagcggcagcggccaaAACGTTGCCGGCGGCCACAAATGCGTCATCACCGGCAACgactgcaattgcaacagtggccgcagcagcatcagcaattGCAACCACAGCAACGGCGACAACgcctacaacagcaacagcagcagctgcagcagcggcagcaataacaatagcaacaactggCGATGAGCAGAAGATTCAGCCACgatctgttgctgctgtcgacgcggccgttgctgctgctgctgctgctgctgctgtcgacaatgagcgcagcaacaacagctgcggcGAAGGCGTCGGCAATAATTTATCAAAGTTTGCAACAGTATCGAATTTGGCACAGTGTCTGCGAGACGTTGACGCCGAGCTAGAGGACTATATACCCTCGTCCGCGGAAAatagcgacgacgacgacgacgacagtTCAGGCGATTACTCCAGCGCGGACGGTTGTGCGAATTTGAGTGCCAgcatgaagaagaagcagcgcaAGGAGaagaaaaagcaaaaggcTAAAGAAGCGACGCCCGCACGCTTCGATccgcaaaagaaaatcaaaatcgATACTACCAGCAAATGCTATGTGAAAGAGGAGGCGCCACGATATCCGCTGGTGGCCACACCTCGTCCGCTCTGGAAGCGCGAAAAGATTGTCTACTCCGATGAGAATACGGATGATGAGAGCAGCGAGGAGAGCAGCGAGGCAACGGCCGGCTCACTAGATGAGGAGAGCGATGAGGATGACAGCGAtgcatgcagcagcagcaacagtagcgGCAGCAGTTCCTCCGAATTCGACGAGGAGACGGCAACCACAGCGGCAACCCACGAGAAACGCACAAATGCCGCCAATACAAATACCGCCAACACACTGGCGCCGAcggccaacaacagcaacagcaacagctcggCCAGCGCCTCGGCAACGGCATCGGGCAGCGCATCCGTCTCCAGCTCGCCATCGATCATACGGATGAGCACGTGCAGCAATGATTCCGGCTTCGAGGGCGGCACCGCACCATCCAGTCCCAAAAAGATGCTAG GCGCACGTGAGACACGAGACTCGCCCAGCACACCGCCCAGCTGCAATCCTGCCTATAAGATCGAGGCCAACGATGAACACGATG AAACATCTTATACATATTCACAATTCCAAAAATCTGGACGTTTCACCGCGCCAGCCACAGTAATACCTAGATTTAAGAATTATTCGGTAgatgattttcattttctggcCGTGCTGGGCAAAGGCAGCTTTGGCAAG GTACTGCTGGCTGAGCTACGTGATACGACATATTATTATGCCATCAAGTGCCTCAAGAAGGATGTGGTGCTCGAGGACGATGACGTGGACTCCACGCTGATTGAGCGCAAAGTATTGGCCCTGGGCACCAAGCATCCATATCTATGCCATCTATTTTGCACATTTCAAACGGAG AGCCACTTGTTCTTTGTGATGGAATATTTAAATGGCGGAGATCTAATGTTTCATATACAGGAGAGTGGTCGATTTTCGGAGGAGCGTGCGCGTTTCTATGGCGCTGAAATTATCTCCGGGCTCAAGTTTCTCCACAAAAAGGGCATTATATATAG GGATCTCAAATTGGATAACGTATTGCTAGACTATGAGGGTCATGTGCGTATTGCCGATTTTGGCatgtgcaaattgcaaatatatttggaTAAAACGGCCGATAGTTTTTGCGGCACACCCGATTATATGGCGCCCGAAATTATCAAG GGTGAAAAGTACAATCAGAATGTCGATTGGTGGTCCTTTGGTGTGCTGCTCTACGAAATGCTTATCGGTCAATCTCCATTCAGCGGCTGCGATGAGGATGAGCTCTTCTGGTCGATATGCAATGAGATTCCATGGTTTCCCGTCTACATATCAGCCGAGGCAACGGGCATTCTCAAGGGC CTACTGGAAAAGGATTATACGAAACGCATTGGCTCCCAATATAGTCCAGCTGGTGATATAGCAGATCATTTATTCTTCAGGCCCATTGACTGGAATCTGCTCGAGAAGAGGCAAATTGAGCCGCCCTTCAAGCCCCAAGTG AAACATCCACTGGATACGCAATATTTCGATCGTGTATTCACCAGAGAACGCGTACGCTTAACGCCCATCGATAAGGAAATACTCGCATCCATGGATCAGAAACAGTTCCATGGCTTCACCTATACAAATCCGCACATCACTTTGGACTAG